Proteins found in one Coffea eugenioides isolate CCC68of chromosome 5, Ceug_1.0, whole genome shotgun sequence genomic segment:
- the LOC113772371 gene encoding arogenate dehydratase/prephenate dehydratase 1, chloroplastic-like isoform X2 encodes MAVKNLINLGCLFPQVGCAQFSEKPSVYACLGLKCSEFIGFSGNHAIRCLGDQNSSSNSASELPSVVDNRESSLANKLQKDLSSLPRPLSVSDFSTFPSHGSKVRVSFKGEPGSYSEDAALKAYPQCETVPCNEFEDAFKAVELWIADRAVLPIENSLSGSIHRNYDLLLRHRLHIVGEVQLPVNFCLLALPGIPLERLKRVLSHPQALAQSDNFLSKLGVVRENFEDTAGAAQLVVSKRMFDAGVIATARAAEIYGLNIVAKAIQDEPDNFTRFIILARDPIIPRTDKAFKTSIVFTLEEGPGVIFKALAVFALRDINLTKIESRPQRKQPLRVVDDSNNGTAKYFDYLFYIDFEASMAESRAQNALGHLQDFATFLRILGSYPIDAAA; translated from the exons ATGGCTGTCAAGAATTTAATTAACTTGGGGTGTTTGTTTCCTCAAGTGGGATGTGCACAGTTTAGTGAAAAGCCCAGTGTATATGCTTGTTTAGGCTTGAAATGTAGTGAATTTATTGGGTTTTCAGGAAATCATGCAATAAGGTGTCTTGGAGATCAGAATTCTTCTTCCAATTCAGCTTCTGAATTGCCAAGTGTGGTTGATAACAGAGAAAGCAGCTTGGCTAACAAATTGCAGAAGGATTTGAGCTCTTTACCAA GACCATTATCTGTCTCTGACTTTTCTACTTTTCCAAGTCATGGTTCGAAGGTGCGGGTATCTTTTAAG GGAGAGCCTGGTTCATATAGTGAAGATGCAGCACTGAAAGCTTATCCACAATGCGAAACTGTTCCTTGTAATGAGTTTGAAGATGCTTTTAAG GCAGTTGAATTATGGATCGCTGATAGAGCAGTTCTCCCGATTGAAAATTCTTTAAGTGGAAGTATTCATCGAAACTATGACTTGCTCCTTCGTCATAGACTACATATTGTGGGTGAGGTTCAGTTGCCTGTAAATTTTTGCCTTCTAGCACTACCAGGCATCCCACTGGAGCGGTTAAAACGTGTCCTAAGCCATCCGCAG GCACTTGCACAAAGCGATAATTTTCTCAGCAAGTTAGGCGTTGTCAGAGAAAATTTTGAAGACACTGCTGGTGCTGCTCAG CTTGTAGTTTCAAAGAGAATGTTTGATGCTGGTGTCATTGCAACTGCTCGAGCTGCAGAAATCTATGGACTCAATATAGTTGCCAAAGCAATTCAG GATGAACCAGATAACTTTACACGCTTTATTATACTTGCAAGAGATCCTATAATTCCAAGGACAGACAAGGCTTTTAAG ACAAGTATTGTATTTACTTTAGAGGAAGGCCCAGGAGTAATATTCAAAGCCTTAGCAGTGTTTGCACTGAGGGATATTAACTTGACAAAG ATTGAAAGTCGCCCCCAAAGAAAGCAACCACTGAGAGTAGTTGATGACTCCAATAATGGAACTGCCAA GTATTTTGATTATCTGTTCTATATTGACTTTGAGGCATCTATGGCAGAATCTCGTGCACAAAATGCTTTAGGTCATTTGCAG GACTTTGCAACATTTCTTCGTATACTTGGAAGTTATCCCATAGACGCTGCTGCTTAG
- the LOC113772371 gene encoding arogenate dehydratase/prephenate dehydratase 1, chloroplastic-like isoform X1, with translation MAVKNLINLGCLFPQVGCAQFSEKPSVYACLGLKCSEFIGFSGNHAIRCLGDQNSSSNSASELPSVVDNRESSLANKLQKDLSSLPRPLSVSDFSTFPSHGSKVRVSFKGEPGSYSEDAALKAYPQCETVPCNEFEDAFKAVELWIADRAVLPIENSLSGSIHRNYDLLLRHRLHIVGEVQLPVNFCLLALPGIPLERLKRVLSHPQALAQSDNFLSKLGVVRENFEDTAGAAQLVVSKRMFDAGVIATARAAEIYGLNIVAKAIQDEPDNFTRFIILARDPIIPRTDKAFKTSIVFTLEEGPGVIFKALAVFALRDINLTKIESRPQRKQPLRVVDDSNNGTAKYFDYLFYIDFEASMAESRAQNALGHLQQDFATFLRILGSYPIDAAA, from the exons ATGGCTGTCAAGAATTTAATTAACTTGGGGTGTTTGTTTCCTCAAGTGGGATGTGCACAGTTTAGTGAAAAGCCCAGTGTATATGCTTGTTTAGGCTTGAAATGTAGTGAATTTATTGGGTTTTCAGGAAATCATGCAATAAGGTGTCTTGGAGATCAGAATTCTTCTTCCAATTCAGCTTCTGAATTGCCAAGTGTGGTTGATAACAGAGAAAGCAGCTTGGCTAACAAATTGCAGAAGGATTTGAGCTCTTTACCAA GACCATTATCTGTCTCTGACTTTTCTACTTTTCCAAGTCATGGTTCGAAGGTGCGGGTATCTTTTAAG GGAGAGCCTGGTTCATATAGTGAAGATGCAGCACTGAAAGCTTATCCACAATGCGAAACTGTTCCTTGTAATGAGTTTGAAGATGCTTTTAAG GCAGTTGAATTATGGATCGCTGATAGAGCAGTTCTCCCGATTGAAAATTCTTTAAGTGGAAGTATTCATCGAAACTATGACTTGCTCCTTCGTCATAGACTACATATTGTGGGTGAGGTTCAGTTGCCTGTAAATTTTTGCCTTCTAGCACTACCAGGCATCCCACTGGAGCGGTTAAAACGTGTCCTAAGCCATCCGCAG GCACTTGCACAAAGCGATAATTTTCTCAGCAAGTTAGGCGTTGTCAGAGAAAATTTTGAAGACACTGCTGGTGCTGCTCAG CTTGTAGTTTCAAAGAGAATGTTTGATGCTGGTGTCATTGCAACTGCTCGAGCTGCAGAAATCTATGGACTCAATATAGTTGCCAAAGCAATTCAG GATGAACCAGATAACTTTACACGCTTTATTATACTTGCAAGAGATCCTATAATTCCAAGGACAGACAAGGCTTTTAAG ACAAGTATTGTATTTACTTTAGAGGAAGGCCCAGGAGTAATATTCAAAGCCTTAGCAGTGTTTGCACTGAGGGATATTAACTTGACAAAG ATTGAAAGTCGCCCCCAAAGAAAGCAACCACTGAGAGTAGTTGATGACTCCAATAATGGAACTGCCAA GTATTTTGATTATCTGTTCTATATTGACTTTGAGGCATCTATGGCAGAATCTCGTGCACAAAATGCTTTAGGTCATTTGCAG CAGGACTTTGCAACATTTCTTCGTATACTTGGAAGTTATCCCATAGACGCTGCTGCTTAG